Proteins from one Oncorhynchus tshawytscha isolate Ot180627B linkage group LG16, Otsh_v2.0, whole genome shotgun sequence genomic window:
- the LOC112216244 gene encoding E3 ubiquitin-protein ligase NRDP1, with amino-acid sequence MGYDVTRFQGEVDEDLLCPICSMVLEEPVQAPHCEHAFCNACITQWFNQQQICPVDRSVVTLAHLRPVPRIMRNMLSKLQIACDNAGFGCPATLRLDQLQSHLKDCEHNPKRPVNCEEGCGLEMPKDEMCNHNCIKHLRDVVQQQQTKISELEKNAAEHKHQLGEQKRDIQLLKANMRAIRSANPNMQNLEESIEYNEILEWVNSLQPVRVTRWGGMISTPDAVLQAVIKRSLIDSGCPLSIINELIENAHERNWPQGLATLETRQMNRRYYENYVAKRIPGKQAVVVMACENQHMGEDMILEPGLVMIFAHGVEEIL; translated from the exons ATGGGGTACGACGTCACCAGGTTCCAAGGGGAGGTGGATGAAGACCTGCTGTGTCCCATCTGCAGCATGGTACTGGAGGAGCCAGTGCAG GCCCCACACTGTGAGCATGCCTTCTGCAATGCCTGCATCACCCAGTGGTTCAACCAGCAGCAGATCTGTCCTGTGGACCGCAGCGTGGTGACACTGGCTCACCTCCGGCCTGTGCCCCGCATCATGCGCAACATGCTCTCCAAACTCCAAATCGCTTGTGACAACGCTGGCTTCGGCTGCCCAGCCACACTGCGGCTAGATCAACTGCAGTCTCACCTGAAGGACTGCGAGCACAACCCCAAAAGACCTGTCAACTGTGAGGAGGGCTGTGG GCTGGAGATGCCGAAAGATGAGATGTGCAACCACAACTGCATCAAGCACTTACGTGACGTGGTACAGCAGCAGCAGACCAAGATCTCTGAACTAGAGAAAAATGCTGCAGAGCACAAACACCAGCTGGGGGAACAA AAACGGGACATCCAGCTGCTAAAAGCAAACATGAGAGCAATACGCAGTGCAAACCCCAACATGCAGAACCTGGAGGAGAGCATTGAGTACAACGAGATCCTGGA ATGGGTCAACTCCCTCCAACCTGTGCGGGTGACACGCTGGGGCGGGATGATCTCCACGCCAGATGCAGTTCTCCAGGCGGTCATCAAGCGTTCGCTCATCGACAGCGGCTGTCCTCTGTCCATCATTAACGAGCTGATTGAGAATGCCCACGAAAGGAACTGGCCGCAGGGCCTGGCCACGCTGGAGACGCGGCAGATGAACCGGCGCTACTATGAAAACTACGTGGCCAAGCGGATCCCTGGGAAACAGGCAGTGGTGGTGATGGCCTGTGAGAACCAACACATGGGAGAGGACATGATCCTAGAGCCTGGCCTGGTCATGATCTTTGCCCATGGAGTGGAGGAGATCTTATAA